In Myxocyprinus asiaticus isolate MX2 ecotype Aquarium Trade chromosome 16, UBuf_Myxa_2, whole genome shotgun sequence, the genomic stretch aactGCACACATAACTGTCAACAAACTGATAAATACCACAAGCAATCAGTATTAATTCATAAATTTGATACTACATACAAATACATATTGaattctttgttttaaatgtctGATTAGCAGGGTCTGGTTGTTTATGTACCTTTGGGTTCAGGTGGAGGCATGAGGCCCAATCGGACCTTCTCCTGCATTTCTTTCTGTGCTTCCCTGCGAGTCTGTCTCCTCAACTTCTTTTGTTCCTTCTTAGTCAAATATACACCCAGAGTCACCGGCATATCTGTATCCACTGAGAGAAGCAGAGAGACAGGCAGAAAGGAGGGAATGACGATAAACCTTTAATCAATGAGGTAAGGTTTTGATGTTCAAACTAACTGAAATATTGTCTTTCTGTAACCTATTGAGCTAATTTGATTATGTGCATCTGTGAATACCTGATGGGGCCATCTGAATCGGGTGCTCAACTAGGTTAGTGACTCCATGCAGTTCGATCACATCCAAATTTGTATTTGCAGATCTGAGATGCAAGaaacaaagaaaggaaaaaaaaaacagaagacatgtaacaaaaaataaatcaccAGTTTCACTTATTTCTGTTATTAATTATCAAAGGAAACGTCTTGCATTTTATGctatttattttgttgtaaaaaaacTACAGGAAAATGTCAATATGTTAAAGGagtagttgacccaaaaattaaaatggtcATCAATgacttttgtgtgaggaacaaacagaTGTCGTTACTGACTGAACATCTTgccctcaaatctcatttgctcttctgcattttaaaacataagTCATGGTGGAATATTAGTGAACAACTTTCATTTTGGACCTTTTGCAAAACTTTTGCATCTTATggtttcagaaaacttggaatttaGCACACAAGTCAAGTGGACTATTTGAATGGTACCCTCTGGTGAGTATATGCTTTTGTTGTATGAAAAAGTAGCAGCCTGAGTTATCcagaatatctccttttgtgaagGAAGAatatcatacaagtttggaacgacatgagggtgagaaatacATCATTTTAAATTGGATGATCAACCCCTTTAAACCCATTTTTCTCTTTCTGAAATTCTCTTGCAGATTTAAGGGCTGTTGTCTCTTACAGCTCTATGTTGGATGGTAGGATGTAAGAGTCCCACCACTCTATATGAGGAACCTCTCGCTCTCCTAGCTCCTTCTTAGGGGCAATAAGAGCCAGTTTAGTGGAGGCCTGAATGCCTGTCTTCTTAGCAGCCTGAGCGATCTCCATCTGTAGCTTCTCCAGCTGAGACTAGAGGTCAGAgagaaaaatcacattaaataaagtaaaaatgcaatttctcaGTTGTTAGTGACGCAAGCCATGATATATTTCAGTGCATTTCAGTGTCTTCGGTAAGGATGCAGGGGGCTGTTGCTCACCTTGGTGCGTATACGTTGGGCGATCTTCTCAAAGCGGCCCTGTTCATGGAATCTGAAACCTTTTTTGGCTCTTTGCGCTGGAGCGAGTAACACACGTGGGTCAAAATAAGAAGTGGATTCCAGATCATCGCTTGGCTTTTCCTTTAACTGCTGCCGAAACTGCTCCCTCTTCACCGCTCTGATGTTtgctggagagagaaagagaggaaaaaaaaaagagaaagagaccaCAAGGTTTATAGTTCCTGCCAAATCACAAATAAGAgagaacaaatatatatatgtgtgaaaCAATGCATTATGCAacattacatgttttattttgatactacaaagcaatcaaaagttgtaGCATTACAAAAACAATGTGTCCCAAAAGcctctctaaacaaataaaacataagaaTTTTACATaagaattacacatgcaaatacaacgactaaaggtttgcaaagcatgaagacatgattttagtaatgagatattcacagaatgagtttcattctgtgccatttgagtcatcgagtctgtgtcatgtacttggcccATCTCcttgtggccatatgtaattactgTGATTGATCAAATGACCCTCTGCTTAAATATGGAGGACTATCAACACTGGTTGGAGCAGTCTGAACCCAAtctgattggtttagcattccataaCGCTACAACATTTCCAATAACGTCATCAGATCCAGGAAAGCTCACgggtttttagccagatagcgaGATGCAAAATAGCCAGATGATGTGTGcgcattgtgcttcgtgtgggttatctaatgatctatgcattcgATTACTTTGTttgtgggctcattttaaagataaCTGACCCATCTAAGTAATATTATGtgatattatatttttgtttatgttttttgagtttatattttaaaacacagcatATGAGCAATAGCTGTTCACATGAAATATGTAtctcaaagacatgtacttagctattacttgctatatttttgtctgtgagtaaaacaaataagctggttgtattctactctttgagagctttccaacaacatatgatacatcgctatttgatcagtttgatgtttttaccgattacaagaacatccaagcttaaagggttaaataaagTTACTCTTACTTGAGGACACTCGCTGAATACAAAGGACATGTCCTATATAGCAACAGCCTTCGTAATGAGACACACCTTAAATGTGTGTACTGTGCACATTTTTACATCctatatactgcagaaacagtaagagtagtatgctattGACAACAGATAGGTGAATTACCTTTCAGGGTGGGCATACGATGTGTGAGCTCAATTTCTTTGCCACTGGCATCAACGGTTCGTCCAAGCTCATCCAAAATAAGGGGCGTTGGTTTTGTGATCTCACGAGGCTCCACTTTACTGTGAGCATATATGAAATATCCTTTAATTCATCAACTACATTTCACCTCAGCATGAAAGAACATtgcaataacattttaaatgtaatactggaattagggctgcacgattatagcaaaaatcataactgTTGATtcttgcccttgatattgtaatcgcgattaataatgtcgattaaaatattaaattaccgtgacgTCACAAAGCAACCGtgtggttcttcagagtagcagatttcaatggtggatatgagctgtgctccagtttcttttcagcatcttttaagcattaaatattgtaataatatttgttaatgttaggccaaataaaaattagtttaaatggatatctatggtatagattaaatacaattattgctaaattacttctttaattattagtccacatacagtaaataatgacatattcaatattcaagcTTATTATcagccgatttaaattgaccaagttacttactgcgttcagtaagcACTTTGGTGGCGAGATgggaccattcatcccgttaaatcttcaatggtgatcttgttcatgtaagatcatcgttagataatttttggcctcagtggtgcactttggaaataaaaaaagtgtcatttgcgatcagagtttgtgcgattcgtgaaaatgttaaatctactaataccagctctgtggcaaatgggtcttattagagcagatgcAATAACAATGACAGTGATTTCTGAAAtctgctattcatgccatattctttatgttggctacacctccaaaacaaactaaGAACAGTtaatgaattactttattgctattttgtacaaatcaaattcacattggcctacttattaacatgacaaaaattaaattgtacacagaaatcaagCAATGCGacaaactcaatgactgctgtcactcactgcaggtttacactgtttgagacctgcatttcgacgTGAGCTCAATGACGCTCCGCACAAAGCTCTGCACTCTCgcaaatgctctcattaaaacaaagatgtctaatcagcataatatatcaattatttacaccgcgtctgtgccttgattagaacgggagtGTTTTaattttgtcgtgttgctcatttgcagtttatttaacatctacgttcaaagcgagcggtgcaatatgcaatgaatccatAATAATTCCAAGGTgttttcgctcttgttctacagcttcttttcgagtgtcaggtgatgtttctccagtattaattttcgtgtaAAACCACaaacagaggtggaacataaagcaagcatctgggcattcagacagtttaaaacttgtgtattaggatcagttgtcattactgataggacagaGGACTCATTTAAGTGGCCGTTTCATCGCTCAACAgacatgttagtgattggttagaatactcaaccgctgaAAAAACACGTTGTAAAAAGAAACCATTGATGCAACAgtagcagacttaaattgaatgctgtaatcatcagttttcacgattacataatcgtggcagccgtAATCAAATTGCAATTAGTTTTTCGATTCATTGTGCAGCCCTAACTGGAATACATGATGAATGTCCCCAGTATTTTCACTCACGGTGGTGCGATGCCCATGGCGTGCAGGTTGGCCAAGGCCATCAGGTTATGTGGCCCTGTGTTGTTCAAAGCACCTAGAATCCCTGGTTTCATAGCCAGCGTGGACTGGATCTTGGCCTGTAGCTCAGCTGCCTTACGGGCCTTCTCTATAGCATCATTCATGAAGTTAGCTGCCTGGGAGGGGGCGATAGACTGGGCTGAACCCACCGATGGGATGTGACGTGGAGCACTGGGGTCTGTCTGAGGGGGAATCACCGAAAGTGTAGGCTATAAAAGAGAAGGGAAAAAGTTCTGTTTAATAACCTTAGATAAAGGATGGcatttgcttgcatatgaaaaaaaattctccctcacaaatgctgtttataatAAGGGGGACTTTTTCACTgcgtacattatgaaaatatatattttacaaattatattctatgtagagctgtcagaattaacgcattaacgcaCGCgaatcattaaaaaagtttaacgcgttaaaTTTTCTTAATCGTGATAAACActtttaccattaatacagcataaaccagtatgaacactggttggaagaaACTCAGAAActttgcgatgtgtccacccAGAgtaattacactgatgcacacacaacaacacacaaagcagtgattcagtgtcagtgataaagtgatggggaaaggagctcttaatgctatttgatgtacaataCAAGCCCAGacgggacttgtgacagaaatcaagtatttttcagcctctttaaggtgcattttaattaccatagaagcacggcaagtcttaactatcaccaaaacgcagaatgagccgtttttttttcctgtaagcgcttttcatgtggagtttaaagTGGCGCTCGACACTCGCGTTGatgccctgacgcgaatcatgaatacagcttcacgattgctgtagcaaagcggatagccacagtctaccagcagattaacattgtggaggatgaaagtttaagagatttaatccCCACtgaaatgaatatgcaacctatgtaaagaactagttctttcaattagtcaaactcccacttatactttgggaaacatttaatgttacttgaatttgtgcatttctatctttatactgtagaaggctttgtttggaaaatgttaataaagcattatattgttacattttgttttgttttctttccaaaggtggaaataaatgcattgtgacaggtaaataagtatatatagtgtcaaatttcagcactttcaaaatctgtgatcaAACAAATTCTCTCACATACTACAGCATGTTAGGGTCAAATAAATTAATACTACAAATATGTGAACATGCCCCCTTCCCAGTTTGCTTCATATTTTTTTCAGTAGATTTAAGCTTGCATGTCATTAaaagtctggcaagtaaaaactaaaatttactaGCAAATGGTGATTCTCTCACGTTCATaagaaaatgcacaaataaatgataCACTGTTGTAAGCTCACAATACTCTTCACAGAAATGCACTAGTCATTTTCTATCTGTTatttaatgtgcaaataaatgccaAGTCATGTGCTCTGTATTCAAAATAGGGGAATGTTTTTTACACTTTAAGAACTTATGAGACTTATTCCAAGACACTGACTCacaaatataagtgcttagatCAGAGATTGTAAGTGTTATCCGCCTCTCAAAAGAGCCCCAGTCCACCTCACCACACATCTCGCAAGTCTCACGTAATAAATGCGTGTTGCGCAAAAGTTACCTGGCTGCAATGCTGGTctaaaaaacaattgtaaataatagataatgtagcaactagcgaaactttagtgaagacagcaccttacataTGTGAGATGAAagttttaccatcaccccacactgtgtgaatatgtttaAGATACACTGCAAGTGttaaactgaggttggctaacaggctaaagctagtggcaacacatcacatgcgtttgaaacgtcacttttGTTAGATGATAAACGgcaaatgcttccgtgtagtgaaaaaaagaaaagaaaaaaaaacgttaagtgtttcatttgggacgatactacactttaaaCATGTATACACTTCATGGCTGTGTACATAGTGTATTGAGTAACTTGGGACAAAGCTATAGTCATGTGGTGTCATGAATAATAATCATGAGATGGCACCTTCTCATAGGATTAGGCCATGCAGTCTCAATGATAATAAACATCCAGTGACGTTAACTCGATGTTGATTTTAAACCCTAAGATGAAAATAGCGCAACAAATCCCTAAATTAAACACTTTCCTTCTAAAATTAAAAGCACGTCGCAAAGCACGAAATTTGGGCGCGTATCCAAGGGATTTACTTGGattgtagagggttgccacaGAGAGTCAAAAATGTATCTTGGGATTTCACAATCAATATCaagattgggaaaaaaaaaatctatattttcaccCAGACCTAGTTATATTTATTTGGTAATTTTATTTGTGTAAAGTGTGGTGGCACTAATTGCATAGAAATTACACATTGCAGCTTTAACTGAAGAAAATTAAATAATGAGATTAAtcataaatgtttaatttattcaGTCTGAACTAAAAATATATACCAATCGCAGGTTATTTTTTGGTTCCCTATAAGCTCATATAAACACACAGGCATTACAGagcagggatagttcactcaaaatagctcacccacacctattaaatagcctctgaagacatggatttaaccactgcagtcgtattaattaattttatgctgccttaatgtgttttcaaaagttttggtCCCTATTGATTTCCATTGTAtggccaacagagctgaaatgttcttagAAAAAtcactgtttgtgttctgcagcagacagaaagtcaaacatctgggatggcatgagggtgggtaaatgatgagagaattttcatttttgggtgaactgtccctttaaatataaaacaggGGGTTTGGTGTCCATCTCTTACCTGAACAATGGGAGATGGAGTCGCAATACTCAActgtttcttcctctcctcaatctggCGTGTGGCTGCTTCCATCATCTGCTTGATCTGAGGATAAAGTATCAAACACAGTATGAACACAGAGATCAAATATTCAAAAATATGTAAGGAATAAATGACCTGTTGAATTGTTCAAAAATAATGCACAATGCAGTAATTTCATATGCGCAGTtacaccttgggtgtgcattatttgtCAATAATTCAACGagccagagtcaattattctgctaaTACCAGGGTTACCACAAGTTAATATATCGTTCAAGGTTTTATATCTCGGAGAGAGTTTGCGTGCGAGTCTGTTTTTGAGGgattgaaagagagaaactcaaactgagagagatcgcttctgggattacctttatttgttgcagctctcgtcagaagcaacatcgcttcaaaatcaccAATGATGTAAGTTTAAGCAGCAAGTGTCACAATTTTTCTGATGTAAAtcataacaactgttttcaaccccactgagatgcaggtgtgcgctgacatgacggctctgtttttcgcTCACGAGTGTGTGCGTAATGCATATAATGTATGcatgagggtgtttcccacagatattgtATTGAttaagtgtatctagctttgataaacctcactttagaactagcaacagaggatgtGTTGCTTTTTGGTATTGGAGTAACAgtgtagtgcgtgtgtgtgtgtgtgtgtgtgtgagcgggggggggggggggaggagggGCAGCAcggtgctttccactatagctatgtgaggctgattaggacgaactacattgaaacataaaaagtttcatatcttaaaagttatttcggataatagaaactgttgtattgatcaagtcgtggaggtgcggctctatttgttggtcacgACACGAGtctctctgtgtgcgtgtgtgtgtgtgtgtgtgtgtgtgtgtgtgtgtgtgtgtgtgtgtgtgagcgtgtaaGTGCAGGTGAGACAAGGAACGCGAGAACTctcaactgaaattgaaataaatgtaggatattatagacatcgTTTGACATTCTAACAGATTTACTTAAATGGTTTATaaggttattttgctgtggtagcatgtacggtgtgtgtgtgtggatgagacgagagtgaaagagagacaaagatagagatagagagagagagaaagagagagagcccaaggacacttttcaatcgaaattgaaataaatttaggatattacagacattgtttgtcattcttattcgatgtacttaaccaatgtctttgttttaatttgttattttgttgtggtagcctgtagggctctttgaaataactgaaaatatttggcggtcaagacctggaactgcttcatagccgtgcatttactggaaaataattgcacaccttagaacgttcgtcaaatcaaaatcaagcattcaacagacccgagGTATAAGAAATGATAAGCATTTGATTAGCATCTTCAGTGAAATATATGTGAACTTTCATACTTGTGCAGCATTAAGCAACATCAGTTATGGCCAAAGGCATCTCTAGTCTGCTGATTTATAGTTTTTCTTCTTTACTGTACCAAATAACTAAAttcatttctcattttattaaattctTTTCTTTATCTGCTGGTTCTCAATGGATCAGAATAAAACCAGATTAAGTGACAAAGTATGTGTTGCTAACAGATGCCTCTCAGTCTATCTTTCtcgatgtgtttgtgtgggttacCTGCATCTTGGTGAGCATGCCAGGGCTCTCTGTAGGGGGTGCAGGTATAACAGCTGGTTCCTCCACCTCCTCAAAGCGAGGAACTCTCTTCTTCTTCACCGCTGATTCGACACGCTCTTTATCCTTCACTCCCTCCACCTCATCTCCAAACACATCCTAAACACAGAGAAAGAggaaacagaaagagaaagacaaaacATACAAGTTAGAGAATGCCTTCTAGGCTAACTAGAACATCAATTCAAAATGTCCATGGTTTTATTGTGCAGGTtattcttataaaaaataaaaacaaataaaaaattcttaactttcattaaaatgtaataggtTTCTCTGCCTCTGAAATAATTTTGGTGAAACCCAAGGACACGTTGACAGAAAACAAATATCATCATTGATCTTCTATTGCaatccaataaaaataaataaaaaatcccaccctaaattattttatagttttttttgtttgtttttttaagcaaaacacactgaacaatgaaaaaaaaaactgtctccacagaaaggctgtcaaattaaaatttgaaattgtAATATTCATCAAATTTAAGATAAGAagcacatttgaatgctaaaacaGTGCATTAAAATTTTTGGATGTGTTCCCCTGGGCTCagagtctgagccgcttcaccactgagttcagccgaataccattACTAtctggtaatttatttatttatttttagcgcCATGTCAGCAACAAGGTTATCCACACAGCGAGAACAGATTAAGTATCAAaaacttaaaaattaaataaggaattttagttttatgttagacagaaactaagacatttttaggtgatacatttttaaaaatgtctgttaAGCTTGTTTCTGAGTAAAACCTTTGTCTAATAGTATTAAAAGCAGCGCAATccaataaaatgtgcttaatagtCAGTATAGTCTGACATGAAAGACATGATGGATGTTCTTCACCGATAATTGCTGCTGCCGAAACTTTATTATCTGCTTTTGATCCATCAGTGAAAACAGGTTTATGGAGAGGAAAAGCACATCTTATATCTAAAAATTGCTGGTGGTACTCATGAGGGTGTGTCTCTGTCTTTTTGTGCTGGGTCATTGTCAAAATGATATTTGGCCTTTTCAGATCCCACGTGGTATATGACAAACATGAGCTTGGTTTAAGTTGTCCAAATTGATATCCAGATTTTCTAGATAAGGTTTCATCCTCATTCCAAAAGTCTTActatctgggaatattactagcgtacatacaactgtaatgaatgaaaaacactgtggtatcgGCATAAGTATGAAGCTTAAGTCTGGGGTAGTATACTTTGGCACCAGTGCAACACCatgttaaaaggttagttcacccaaaaattaaaattctctaatgATTTACCTGCCTTtaagtcatcccagatgtgtatgactttccttcttcagcagaacagaagtaaagatttttataagcatatttcagctctgtttgtccatacaatgcaagtaaatgggtgccaacagACTGCTGGCTatctgatggtccaaaaggcatatttaggcagcataaaagtaatccacacgactccagtcgatcagttaatgtcttctgaacagaATCGATacttttgtgtaaaaaataaataattaaaacttcattaactttatattaaaaaataaataaaaaaaaagcacaatggcACGTTCACAGGAGAAGTCAGAAGCgcgcgctttgtatacaacagaggaacaaacatCACGctagagttagttcatttcaaacagcaatacagcgcTGGCCAGAagtaatgatttaaagttaaaaacgttttaattatcgatttgtttcttacaccaacctatcgattttcttctgaagacattaactgatcaactggaatcgtgtggattacttttatgctgcctaaatatggcttttggaccgtcaaatagacagcagactgatggcacccatttacatccattgtatggacaaaaagagctgaaatgtgcttataaaaatcttcacttcggttctgctgaaagagtaaagtcatacacatctgggatgtattAAAAGTAAGAGCCTGTTGAGGGGTAAGCATGATTTTAGGAAATGATTTAGTGGGTGGCAAAGTCTTTCCTTCTCCAACTGTGTCTGAAGAACCTGATTGGTCTGCTCAAAATGATTTCGTCATGCAGTTTTCTGCTACTTTCCCAGCGTGTGCCGTAACTCGTGCTCAATCACAGAAATTTGAAAATGTGATCGTTCTTTCTGATTCCTTTCTGTTTTCCCCACAGACTGTAGAGAGTGAACTTCACACCAGTCCTGTATCGTCAGAATCAAATGGCACGAGCAGTAAAGGTAAACTCCCTACATAAGTCAATAGAATACAGTTAGCTGCTGCACAACGTTCCGATTTGTCGCTTGCTACATGTATTGTGGTACTGTAGACAAGGCTCTAATCCCTCAAATGACAGTGGGTTATTTTTGGGATGATGACGTTCTCATGCGTTGGTGGAGACCACGTGCCGCAGATGCAGaatttttaactgtgtttcaaATTGTATTACCTGATGCTTACCGTAATCAGATTTTGAAATTGGCTCACGAACATGTGTGTTCAGGACATTTGGGTGTTACGAAGTATCATCGAATTGCCAGGCACTTCTTTTGGCCGGGCATGAAAACCACTGTGTCTAGGTTTGTACGTTCATGTCACGTCTGTCAGTTAGGTGGAAAGCCCAATCAAATAATTCCACTTGCCCCACTACAGCCCATTCCAGTTTTTGGAGAACCATTTGAGAGGCTCATTATTGACTGTGTAGGCCCACTGCCTAAAGCTAAAACTGTTCACCAATACCTTTTAACGATTATGTGTGCAAGTAGTCGGTACCCTGAAGCTGTTCCGCTATGATCTATTCAAGCTAAAACGATAGCCCGTGAACTTAAGTTCTGTTCAGTTTTTGGCTTACCGAGAGTCATTCAAAGTGACCAGGGGTCTAATTTCACTTCTAAATTGTTTGAGGTGACGAAAGAGTTGGGTGTAGAGCATCAGTTGTCCACTGAGTATCATCCAGAGTCACAAGGAGCTCTGGAAAGGTTCCATCAGACCCTGAAGTCTCTGTTGTGTATATACTGCACTGAGACTGGTAAAGACTGGGTTGAAGGTTTGCCATTTCTGATGTTTGCGGAGAGAGGAACCATGCAAGAATCTCTAGGATTTAGCCCCGCTGAGCTGGTTTTTGGTCATTCGGTTCGCCGCCCGCTAAAACTCCTAAGTGAGCAGTTCCTAGCTAAGGAACCCCCTCGTAAGTCTGTGTTAGACTATGTGAGTACTGTGCGAGGGCATCTTCACAAAGCATGGGAGTTAGCTAGAGTTCATCTTGTTCATCTTCGCTATGACAAGGGTAGTCTTCAGCGTTATTTCCAGCTTGGTGATAAGGTCTTGGTACTACTTCCTGTCTCTGGTTCACCCATGCAGGCAAGGTTTTCTGGACCTTTTGAGATCGAGAAAAAGCTGAATGATACTAATTATGCAGTTTCTACTCCTGATCGTAAGCGTAAGTCTCATGTGTGTCACATCAACATGCTTAAGGATTATATTAGTAGAGACAGTGATAAGTCTCAACTTGATCCTGTTGACCCTCTTCCTATTGCTGCTAACAATGCTGTTAACTTGTCTTCTGTGTACTCTCCTGAGTTAGATAATCTTTGGAGTAAGGATGCCATTGCTTCATGTGGTACAATGTCCAACTCTGCCACCTTGTCTAACTTAGAGTCACATCAATCTTATTTGCCTGCAGTCCAGTGTGATTGTGTGGTCAAATTAACTGAAGAATATTGTATGCTGTTTAATGATGTACCGTCACAAACTACTGTGGTCACTCATGACATTGATGTTGGTGAATGCAAGCCTATCAAACAGCATCCATACCGTGTAAATCCCCATGAGCGCCAGGTTATGAAAATCGAGGCAGAGTACTTGTTGAGTCACGGCTTTGCAGTGTCAATTCAGAGTCCGTGGAGCTCACCGTGCTTGCTTGTACCTAAACCTGATGGCTCGTGCCGATTTTCGTAAGGTGAATGCTGTAACTAAGCCTGGTTCCTTTCCTCTTCCCCGAATTGAGGACTGTGCTGACCGGGTGGGATCATCTAGATTTGTTACCAAGTTAGATCTATTAAAAGGATACTGGCAAGTTCCTTT encodes the following:
- the LOC127454024 gene encoding U4/U6 small nuclear ribonucleoprotein Prp3-like, translating into MSLPKREVDELRPWVERTVKKVLGFSEPTVVTAALHCVGKGLDKRKTTDQLRPFLDDSASSFVERLFEALEESRNSRGNKGAGEKNRKRELKDVFGDEVEGVKDKERVESAVKKKRVPRFEEVEEPAVIPAPPTESPGMLTKMQIKQMMEAATRQIEERKKQLSIATPSPIVQPTLSVIPPQTDPSAPRHIPSVGSAQSIAPSQAANFMNDAIEKARKAAELQAKIQSTLAMKPGILGALNNTGPHNLMALANLHAMGIAPPKVEPREITKPTPLILDELGRTVDASGKEIELTHRMPTLKANIRAVKREQFRQQLKEKPSDDLESTSYFDPRVLLAPAQRAKKGFRFHEQGRFEKIAQRIRTKSQLEKLQMEIAQAAKKTGIQASTKLALIAPKKELGEREVPHIEWWDSYILPSNIELSANTNLDVIELHGVTNLVEHPIQMAPSVDTDMPVTLGVYLTKKEQKKLRRQTRREAQKEMQEKVRLGLMPPPEPKVRISNLMRVLGTEAVQDPTKVEAHVRAQMAKRQKAHEEANAARKLTAEQRKEKKVKKLKEDLSHGVHITVYRIRNLHNPAKKFKVEANANQLYLTGTVVLHKDVNIVVVEGGPKAQKKFKRLMLNRIKWDEPNSKRDEPEGSDDEGTRKNNKCTLVWEGTAKERSYGEIKFKQCPTESMAREHFKKHGTEHYWDLALSQSVLETTDD